The Pocillopora verrucosa isolate sample1 chromosome 14, ASM3666991v2, whole genome shotgun sequence genome has a segment encoding these proteins:
- the LOC136278141 gene encoding phosphatidylinositol phosphatase PTPRQ-like: protein MDLAKVLVMILLGVNLLLSRAAPTAPRNFKLTVESSTEIKASWNAPLKLNGVFKRYVVRYGLSKDGMNKEVYPTTTEYSLTSLDEFSIYYVQVHAETAVSGSASSVLSAKTKEDAPSSAPVINKQETKAEDAHTIRVKWNEIKKEDQNGFILGYEVSYKESGTEKVLSFNATNTNTIITRLKPFTSYCIQVRGFTSVGKSPLSPCSDVQTLDKGPSHPLNVKVQAVSSVSIIVTWEEPAHPNGDIREYMILYGTSKDVQSYEQKVTGSTRKHIIDGLNKYTTYYVKVRGCTSKPGNASEVFNVTTFEDSPGPPKEFRAQVVTGADVHLIWKEPDNSNGVVRFYYIKIYNTKTGLQVGNVRNQSADEESDMQQHRRLIQGLKYYTDYTFTIQAVTIKPGEMANATARTEEGVPSQPRDVTTKLDKGGISVRWKDPQDHNGIITKYSVYFEGKRAYNTSFQHNHEIVLDETSRSTEISVEKLKPGTKYSVYVKAKTAKGYGTASDPVELDAPSKRPPIPKLPQVVEADVTTTTITIFLSPSDDTNGEIIRHEIIVELLGTARARRETSALPEYIYGFKEAQTNGDRFYIAAMFERRTLPVEFVLGNGKTYGGYENAPLKPGTRYKMYVRGVTERNGKWLVGEAAAISLPETVQDSPTTTIPVVTRVDDLKNDNLYLAIVILAALLFVVMIILAMVLILLRKKQQEIASRNKAVRMNQRENLTLNVLNDGSRLEFASGNGTEIQRLHSYPLVQQEGVYTELFSESMMTSENDGSRTYASLVQSTEDSDIEYVNQLPAPEYVNAC from the exons ATGGATTTAGCTAAGGTGCTGGTAATGATACTTCTTGGAGTCAATTTGCTACTGTCGAGAGCAG CTCCTACAGCTCCTAGGAATTTCAAATTGACTGTTGAGTCATCCACAGAGATTAAAGCGTCGTGGAATGCGCCCTTGAAGCTTAATGGCGTCTTCAAACGTTACGTGGTGAGGTATGGTTTATCAAAAGATGGCATGAATAAAGAGGTGTATCCCACAACCACAGAGTACTCACTGACCTCACTGGATGAGTTCTCTATTTACTATGTTCAAGTCCATGCTGAAACGGCTGTTTCTGGGTCTGCCTCCAGTGTTCTTTCGGCAAAGACAAAAGAAGATG CTCCCAGTTCCGCTCCAGTCATTAACAAACAAGAGACAAAGGCCGAGGATGCGCACACCATAAGAGTCAAAtggaatgaaattaaaaaagaggaTCAAAACGGCTTCATATTGGGATATGAGGTTTCATACAAAGAAAGTGGAACAGAAAAAGTGTTAAGTTTTAATGCAACAAATACAAACACAATAATCACGCGCTTGAAGCCATTTACGTCATACTGCATTCAAGTTCGAGGGTTTACAAGTGTAGGAAAGTCACCACTCAGCCCTTGCTCAGATGTTCAGACATTGGATAAAG gtCCAAGCCATCCGCTCAATGTTAAAGTTCAGGCCGTTTCTTCTGTTTCAATTATTGTAACGTGGGAGGAACCAGCTCACCCTAATGGAGACATAAGAGAGTATATGATATTGTATGGAACCAGCAAGGACGTACAAAGTTATGAGCAAAAAGTGACTGGAAGCACGCGTAAACATATTATAGACGGCTTAAACAAATATACCACTTATTATGTGAAAGTCAGGGGTTGTACATCGAAACCGGGAAATGCTTCTGAAGTATTCAATGTCACAACTTTCGAagata GTCCTGGACCGCCAAAGGAGTTTAGGGCTCAGGTTGTAACAGGCGCTGATGTTCATCTTATATGGAAGGAGCCTGATAATTCTAATGGAGTTGTAAGGTTCTATTACATAAAGATCTACAATACTAAAACCGGCTTACAGGTCGGAAACGTACGCAACCAGAGCGCTGACGAGGAGTCAGACATGCAGCAACACAGAAGGCTGATACAAGGTCTCAAGTATTATACAGACTACACGTTCACAATCCAGGCCGTTACAATTAAACCTGGGGAAATGGCTAACGCCACAGCAAGAACAGAGGAAGGAG TCCCAAGTCAGCCCAGAGATGTCACTACGAAACTTGACAAAGGTGGAATTTCTGTCAGATGGAAGGATCCCCAGGACCACAACGGAATTATCACCAAGTACTCG GTATACTTTGAGGGTAAAAGAGCATATAACACTTCCTTTCAACATAACCACGAAATAGTTTTAGACGAAACCTCTCGGAGCACTGAGATATCAGTGGAAAAGTTGAAGCCTGGTACAAAATATAGTGTCTATGTGAAAGCAAAAACAGCCAAAGGATATGGAACCGCAAGTGATCCTGTGGAGCTGGACGCACCATCAAAAC gTCCTCCTATTCCCAAACTCCCCCAAGTTGTCGAAGCTGAcgtcacaacaacaacaattacgaTCTTTTTATCTCCATCCGATGACACTAACGGAGAGATCAT TCGGCATGAGATCATAGTAGAATTGCTCGGAACAGCCAGAGCTCGTCGCGAAACATCTGCCCTCCCAGAGTACATATACGGCTTTAAGGAAGCACAAACAAATGGTGATCGTTTCTACATTGCGGCCATGTTTGAAAGACGAACACTACCTGTGGAGTTCGTTCTTGGAAATGGGAAGACATACGGCGGTTATGAGAATGCTCCTCTTAAGCCAGGGACGCGTTACAAGATGTATGTAAGAGGAGTCACAGAGCGTAACGGG aAATGGCTTGTAGGAGAAGCAGCTGCAATCAGCCTGCCGGAAACTG TCCAAGATTCCCCGACGACCACAATTCCAGTAGTGACAAGGGTTGATGACCTGAAGAACGACAACCTTTATCTGGCAATCGTCATTTTAGCAGCATTGTTGTTTGTGGTGATGATCATCCTCGCCATGGTTTTGATACTGCtgcgaaaaaaacaacaagaaatag CCTCAAGAAACAAAGCTGTCAGAAT GAATCAACGTGAGAACTTGACATTAAATGTTTTGAATGATGGTTCCCGGCTAGAGTTTGCTTCGGGAAATGGAACCGAGATTCAGAGGCTTCATAGTTACCCGCTTGTCCAACAAGAGGGTGTATACACCGAACTGTTTTCGGAGTCAATGATG ACCTCTGAAAACGATGGTTCCCGAACGTACGCTTCTCTTGTGCAATCAACCGAAGACAGCGACATTGAATATGTGAATCAATTACCTGCTCCTGAGTATGTTAATGCTTGTTAA
- the LOC131787381 gene encoding uncharacterized protein isoform X1, which yields MDLVKVLVLILLGVNLLVSRATFEKYFHGSGYIFFGRNGTRYNWVGSKRICNEQSGYNLVSIESREEWNFLRQTIQRENTTEYFIGLWEDTSTGVWRWLSDNSSVNASSRGHWPWARGEPNNRGGDYEENCAQMYRDYLNNYGLYNDVSCTSPKSYAGFICELTGLPGQPSSLSTNSVSPNEIVISWSAPTDVGDGITRYCVKWQAAGISHIQQRVVTVSRSATLDKLTPYTWFDIQVRAETDKGSGPWSVSLKVRTNESIPVVVKVDDLEKGILYLPIAISAALLFIVMIILTVVFILLRKNHLEMASRKKAVKMNQRDFQESLPLNVLNVGARLEFASGNGTGIERFHREPLVQQEGVYTELLPESMMTSENDGSRTYTSLVKSTEDSDIEYMNQLLASEYVNV from the exons ATGGATTTAGTTAAGGTGCTGGTATTGATACTTCTTGGAGTCAATTTGCTAGTGTCGAGAGCAA CTTTCGAGAAGTACTTCCATGGTTCCGGGTACATTTTCTTTGGGAGAAATGGTACCCGATACAATTGGGTTGGAAGCAAAAGAATCTGTAATGAACAGTCTGGATATAACCTTGTTTCAATCGAGAGTCGTGAGGAATGGAACTTCCTGAGGCAAACCATTCAAAGAGAGAATACCACTGAATACTTCATAGGTTTGTGGGAAGATACATCAACTGGAGTGTGGAGATGGTTAAGTGATAACAGCTCAGTGAATGCGTCCAGCAGAGGACATTGGCCCTGGGCAAGAGGAGAACCTAACAACAGAGGTGGTGATTATGAAGAGAACTGCGCGCAAATGTACAGAGACTATCTTAATAACTACGGGCTCTATAACGATGTCAGCTGTACTTCACCCAAATCTTATGCAGGATTCATATGTGAATTGACAG GCTTGCCGGGCCAGCCATCCTCACTCTCTACAAATTCTGTTTCACCAAACGAAATTGTCATCTCTTGGAGCGCTCCTACTGATGTAGGGGATGGAATAACAAGGTACTGTGTTAAGTGGCAGGCAGCTGGAATATCCCACATTCAACAAAGAGTAGTTACAGTGAGCAGATCTGCGACATTGGACAAGCTAACGCCTTACACATGGTTTGACATCCAAGTGAGAGCAGAAACTGATAAGGGAAGTGGCCCTTGGTCAGTATCACTAAAAGTGAGAACTAACGAGTCAA TTCCAGTAGTGGTAAAGGTCGATGACCTCGAGAAAGGCATCCTTTATCTGCCAATCGCTATTTCAGCAGCATTGTTGTTTATAGTGATGATCATCCTCACCGTGGTTTTCATACTGCTACGAAAAAACCATCTAGAAATGG CCTCAAGAAAAAAAGCTGTCAAAAT GAATCAACGTGACTTTCAAGAGAGTTTGCCATTAAATGTTTTGAATGTTGGTGCCCGGCTAGAGTTTGCTTCGGGAAATGGAACCGGGATTGAGAGGTTCCATAGGGAACCGCTAGTCCAACAGGAGGGTGTATACACCGAACTGCTTCCGGAGTCAATGATG ACCTCTGAAAACGATGGTTCCCGAACGTACACTTCCCTTGTGAAATCAACAGAAGACAGCGACATTGAATATATGAATCAATTACTTGCTTCTGAGTATGTTAATGTTTAA
- the LOC131787381 gene encoding uncharacterized protein isoform X2 — MDLVKVSVLILLEVSLLLSKATFEKYFHGSGYIFFGRNGTRYNWVGSKRICNEQSGYNLVSIESREEWNFLRQTIQRENTTEYFIGLWEDTSTGVWRWLSDNSSVNASSRGHWPWARGEPNNRGGDYEENCAQMYRDYLNNYGLYNDVSCTSPKSYAGFICELTGLPGQPSSLSTNSVSPNEIVISWSAPTDVGDGITRYCVKWQAAGISHIQQRVVTVSRSATLDKLTPYTWFDIQVRAETDKGSGPWSVSLKVRTNESIPVVVKVDDLEKGILYLPIAISAALLFIVMIILTVVFILLRKNHLEMASRKKAVKMNQRDFQESLPLNVLNVGARLEFASGNGTGIERFHREPLVQQEGVYTELLPESMMTSENDGSRTYTSLVKSTEDSDIEYMNQLLASEYVNV, encoded by the exons ATGGATTTAGTGAAGGTGTCGGTATTGATACTTCTTGAAGTCAGTCTGCTACTGTCGAAAGCAA CTTTCGAGAAGTACTTCCATGGTTCCGGGTACATTTTCTTTGGGAGAAATGGTACCCGATACAATTGGGTTGGAAGCAAAAGAATCTGTAATGAACAGTCTGGATATAACCTTGTTTCAATCGAGAGTCGTGAGGAATGGAACTTCCTGAGGCAAACCATTCAAAGAGAGAATACCACTGAATACTTCATAGGTTTGTGGGAAGATACATCAACTGGAGTGTGGAGATGGTTAAGTGATAACAGCTCAGTGAATGCGTCCAGCAGAGGACATTGGCCCTGGGCAAGAGGAGAACCTAACAACAGAGGTGGTGATTATGAAGAGAACTGCGCGCAAATGTACAGAGACTATCTTAATAACTACGGGCTCTATAACGATGTCAGCTGTACTTCACCCAAATCTTATGCAGGATTCATATGTGAATTGACAG GCTTGCCGGGCCAGCCATCCTCACTCTCTACAAATTCTGTTTCACCAAACGAAATTGTCATCTCTTGGAGCGCTCCTACTGATGTAGGGGATGGAATAACAAGGTACTGTGTTAAGTGGCAGGCAGCTGGAATATCCCACATTCAACAAAGAGTAGTTACAGTGAGCAGATCTGCGACATTGGACAAGCTAACGCCTTACACATGGTTTGACATCCAAGTGAGAGCAGAAACTGATAAGGGAAGTGGCCCTTGGTCAGTATCACTAAAAGTGAGAACTAACGAGTCAA TTCCAGTAGTGGTAAAGGTCGATGACCTCGAGAAAGGCATCCTTTATCTGCCAATCGCTATTTCAGCAGCATTGTTGTTTATAGTGATGATCATCCTCACCGTGGTTTTCATACTGCTACGAAAAAACCATCTAGAAATGG CCTCAAGAAAAAAAGCTGTCAAAAT GAATCAACGTGACTTTCAAGAGAGTTTGCCATTAAATGTTTTGAATGTTGGTGCCCGGCTAGAGTTTGCTTCGGGAAATGGAACCGGGATTGAGAGGTTCCATAGGGAACCGCTAGTCCAACAGGAGGGTGTATACACCGAACTGCTTCCGGAGTCAATGATG ACCTCTGAAAACGATGGTTCCCGAACGTACACTTCCCTTGTGAAATCAACAGAAGACAGCGACATTGAATATATGAATCAATTACTTGCTTCTGAGTATGTTAATGTTTAA